A single genomic interval of Streptomyces sp. NBC_00663 harbors:
- a CDS encoding MBL fold metallo-hydrolase: MFFVDTLETEGLGNRSYLAGGARTAVAVDPPRDIDRVLARAARRGVRIVAVAETHVHNDYVTGGLELARLTGARYLVPARAEVAYTRVPVTDGDVEPVDEGLVLRAVATPGHTPHHTSYVLEETGHAVAAFTGGSLLIGGVGRPDLVEPRLTERLARAQHASVHRLAAELADAVPVLPTHGFGSFCSSSAAGGAGGTIGGEKGSNPGLLQDVDTFVKELLAGLDDIPAYYAHMGPANSGGPAPVDLTAPGVADAGEIARRLAAGEWVVDLRGRVAFAAGHVAGAFNFEVDGQLATYLAWMIPWGKPVTLLAESAADLARAQRELTRVGIDRPAAAAVGTPADWIADGTAPASFRRATFADLAAARERAEDMVIVDVRRDAERAAGWIEGSVHLPVHQLHHRLHEVPKGTVWVHCAGGMRAAIAASVLDAAGREVVAVDDGYAAAAEAGLTLCTAG, from the coding sequence GTGTTCTTTGTCGACACCCTGGAAACCGAAGGGCTGGGCAACCGCAGCTATCTGGCGGGCGGCGCCCGGACCGCGGTGGCCGTGGACCCGCCCCGTGACATCGACCGCGTCCTCGCCCGGGCGGCGCGCCGCGGCGTGCGGATCGTGGCCGTCGCCGAGACCCATGTGCACAACGACTACGTCACCGGTGGCCTGGAGCTGGCCCGGCTGACCGGTGCCCGCTATCTGGTGCCGGCCAGGGCGGAGGTGGCGTACACCCGGGTCCCGGTCACCGACGGGGACGTGGAGCCGGTCGACGAGGGCCTGGTGCTGCGGGCGGTGGCCACGCCCGGACACACCCCGCACCACACGTCGTACGTCCTTGAGGAGACGGGGCACGCGGTGGCCGCCTTCACCGGCGGGTCGCTGCTGATCGGCGGCGTCGGCCGCCCCGACCTGGTCGAACCCCGGCTGACCGAGCGGCTGGCCCGGGCGCAGCACGCCTCCGTGCACCGGCTCGCGGCGGAACTGGCCGACGCGGTCCCCGTCCTGCCCACGCACGGCTTCGGCAGCTTCTGCTCCTCCTCCGCCGCGGGCGGCGCGGGCGGCACGATCGGCGGCGAGAAGGGGTCCAACCCGGGGCTCCTCCAGGACGTGGACACCTTCGTGAAGGAGCTGCTGGCCGGGCTCGACGACATACCCGCCTACTACGCCCACATGGGCCCGGCCAACTCCGGCGGTCCCGCCCCCGTGGACCTGACGGCGCCGGGCGTCGCCGACGCCGGGGAGATCGCCCGGCGGCTCGCGGCCGGAGAGTGGGTCGTGGACCTGCGCGGCCGGGTGGCGTTCGCCGCCGGGCATGTGGCCGGGGCGTTCAACTTCGAGGTCGACGGACAGCTGGCCACGTATCTCGCCTGGATGATCCCGTGGGGCAAGCCGGTGACCCTCCTCGCGGAGAGCGCCGCGGACCTGGCGCGCGCCCAGCGCGAACTGACCCGGGTCGGCATCGACCGCCCGGCCGCCGCGGCCGTCGGCACCCCCGCCGACTGGATCGCCGACGGCACCGCGCCCGCGTCCTTCCGCCGGGCCACGTTCGCCGATCTGGCCGCCGCCCGCGAGCGCGCCGAGGACATGGTGATCGTCGACGTCCGCCGGGACGCCGAACGCGCCGCCGGCTGGATCGAGGGCAGCGTCCACCTCCCCGTCCACCAGCTCCACCACCGTCTGCACGAGGTCCCGAAGGGCACGGTGTGGGTGCACTGCGCGGGCGGTATGCGCGCGGCCATCGCCGCGTCCGTGCTCGACGCGGCCGGACGCGAGGTGGTGGCCGTGGACGACGGCTACGCGGCGGCGGCCGAGGCGGGGCTCACGCTCTGTACCGCCGGCTGA
- a CDS encoding SAM-dependent methyltransferase yields the protein MTQDGIVGEIDTSRPHPARIYDYLLGGKDHYEVDEEAGERLVAVAPEARVSVRANRDFLRRAVRYVVGEGVRQILDVGTGLPTSPNVHEIAHEAATDVRVAYVDNDPIVKRHADALLSRTGETSIVLADLRDPRSIVDHPEVRRIIDFDEPVALLLVAILHFVTDAEKPGEIVSTLRDALPDGSFLVLSHATGDLFERSDAQAVYNNATASMNLRGRAEVERFFDGFDLVDPGLTQVPFWRPDGPLPDDAASIGFYGGVGRK from the coding sequence GTGACGCAGGACGGCATCGTCGGGGAGATCGACACCAGCAGGCCGCACCCCGCCCGGATCTACGACTATCTGCTGGGCGGCAAGGACCACTACGAGGTGGACGAGGAGGCGGGCGAGCGGCTCGTCGCCGTCGCCCCCGAGGCGCGGGTCAGCGTGCGGGCCAACCGGGACTTCCTCCGCCGGGCCGTCCGGTACGTCGTCGGCGAGGGCGTCCGGCAGATCCTCGACGTCGGCACCGGGCTGCCCACCTCGCCGAACGTGCACGAGATCGCCCACGAGGCGGCGACCGACGTACGTGTGGCCTACGTCGACAACGACCCGATCGTGAAGCGGCACGCGGACGCGCTGCTCAGCCGCACGGGCGAGACGAGCATCGTCCTCGCCGACCTGCGCGATCCGCGGAGCATCGTGGACCATCCCGAGGTGCGTCGGATCATCGACTTCGACGAGCCCGTCGCCCTGCTGCTCGTCGCGATCCTGCACTTCGTGACCGACGCGGAGAAGCCGGGGGAGATCGTTTCCACCCTGCGTGACGCCCTCCCGGACGGGAGCTTCCTCGTCCTCTCGCACGCCACGGGGGACCTCTTCGAACGCAGCGACGCGCAGGCCGTCTACAACAACGCGACGGCCAGCATGAACCTGCGCGGCCGTGCCGAGGTCGAGCGCTTCTTCGACGGCTTCGACCTCGTGGACCCCGGACTGACCCAGGTCCCGTTCTGGCGCCCCGACGGGCCGCTGCCGGACGACGCCGCCTCGATCGGCTTCTACGGAGGCGTCGGCCGGAAGTAG
- a CDS encoding NAD(P)/FAD-dependent oxidoreductase translates to MHDGNVVVIGGGYAGVRLAKRLDATTRVTLVDRKEVFFHRIASLRAGVRPEWTTTPFIPYDRLLTHGRVVTGKAVRIDTAGREVRLATGERLPYDVLVIATGADYPEPARFAGTTAEEAAKSFGEQQRKVATAQHILVVGGGPSGVELGAEIRLARPDARVTLAHSGPELLHSTGSARAGQKARAWLEAHDVEVRLDSFMSPGNDFGTYRDAHGTVVEADASFWATGTTPNTLWLRLAGHGAWLNGTGHVKVDTGLQVDGYPDVFAVGDVNDVGELKVTPAALAQAEVAAHNIRAYLRSSGRHGKKPRAYRAVHRTPLIVPFGPADGVTMLPVPGGESAVLGGRTTTLAKAKTLMTPFMRRQLGYTAA, encoded by the coding sequence GTGCACGACGGCAACGTAGTGGTGATCGGCGGCGGTTACGCGGGTGTCCGCCTCGCGAAACGACTGGACGCGACGACGCGGGTCACGCTCGTCGACCGCAAGGAGGTCTTCTTCCACCGCATCGCCTCGCTGCGGGCGGGCGTGCGCCCGGAGTGGACGACGACGCCCTTCATCCCGTACGACCGCCTGCTCACCCACGGCCGGGTGGTCACCGGCAAGGCGGTCCGCATCGACACCGCCGGGCGCGAGGTCCGACTGGCCACCGGTGAACGCCTGCCGTACGACGTACTGGTCATCGCCACCGGGGCCGACTACCCCGAACCCGCGCGCTTCGCCGGCACCACCGCCGAGGAGGCCGCCAAGTCGTTCGGCGAACAGCAGCGCAAGGTCGCCACCGCCCAGCACATCCTCGTCGTCGGCGGCGGTCCCTCGGGTGTCGAACTCGGCGCCGAGATACGCCTGGCCCGCCCCGACGCCCGGGTCACCCTCGCCCACTCCGGCCCCGAGCTGCTGCACTCCACCGGCAGCGCCCGCGCCGGTCAGAAGGCCCGCGCCTGGCTGGAGGCGCACGACGTGGAGGTACGCCTCGACTCCTTCATGTCCCCCGGCAACGACTTCGGCACCTACCGCGACGCCCACGGCACCGTCGTCGAGGCGGACGCCTCCTTCTGGGCGACCGGCACCACACCCAACACGCTGTGGCTGCGGCTGGCGGGCCATGGCGCCTGGCTGAACGGGACCGGGCACGTCAAGGTCGACACCGGCCTCCAGGTCGACGGGTACCCCGACGTGTTCGCCGTCGGCGACGTCAACGACGTGGGCGAACTCAAGGTCACCCCCGCGGCCCTCGCCCAGGCCGAGGTCGCCGCCCACAACATCCGTGCCTATCTGCGCAGTTCAGGCAGACACGGCAAGAAGCCCCGCGCCTACCGCGCGGTCCACCGCACCCCGCTCATCGTGCCGTTCGGCCCGGCCGACGGCGTGACCATGCTGCCGGTACCGGGCGGCGAGAGCGCGGTCCTCGGCGGCCGTACCACCACCTTGGCCAAGGCGAAGACCCTCATGACCCCGTTCATGAGACGGCAGTTGGGCTACACCGCGGCGTGA